Proteins found in one Fodinicurvata sp. EGI_FJ10296 genomic segment:
- the bluB gene encoding 5,6-dimethylbenzimidazole synthase — protein MSTEDPNRFSVSEREGLFKAIRERRDVRSEFLADPIAPDVLVRLLRAAHHAPSVGLMQPWDFILIDDVELRRSVKAIFDDENEKAARNYQNDRGADYRRLKLEGILESPINLCVTCDRSRGGPHVLGRNSIFDTDIFSVCLGIQNLWLTARAEGLGVGWVSILDQTRLATALDLPDEVYPVAYLCIGYVSEFRDRPELEAKGWRRRLPLGDLVHANGWGRKPTDPSIAAAIEESGPLSTSASKGRVSG, from the coding sequence ATGAGTACAGAGGACCCGAACCGGTTTTCCGTTTCCGAGCGCGAAGGGCTTTTCAAGGCAATCCGTGAACGCCGCGACGTCCGCTCGGAGTTTCTGGCCGACCCTATTGCACCAGACGTCCTGGTACGTCTGTTGCGGGCGGCTCACCATGCACCATCAGTCGGGCTGATGCAGCCCTGGGACTTCATCCTGATCGACGATGTCGAACTGCGTCGTTCCGTCAAGGCGATCTTCGACGACGAGAATGAAAAGGCGGCGCGGAATTATCAGAATGACCGCGGCGCGGACTACCGGCGCCTGAAGCTCGAAGGGATCCTGGAAAGCCCGATCAATCTCTGCGTCACCTGTGACCGCTCACGCGGTGGACCGCACGTTCTGGGGCGGAACTCTATCTTCGATACCGATATTTTCAGCGTTTGCCTAGGCATCCAGAATCTGTGGCTGACGGCCCGCGCCGAGGGGCTGGGCGTCGGCTGGGTCAGTATTCTCGACCAGACACGCCTTGCCACGGCGCTTGACCTGCCCGACGAGGTTTATCCGGTTGCCTATCTGTGTATCGGATATGTCAGCGAATTTCGTGATCGTCCGGAACTGGAAGCCAAGGGCTGGCGCCGGCGTCTGCCGCTCGGCGACCTCGTCCATGCCAATGGCTGGGGCCGGAAGCCGACCGACCCGTCGATTGCCGCGGCCATCGAGGAAAGCGGTCCGCTCAGCACGTCCGCATCGAAGGGCCGGGTCTCTGGCTAG
- a CDS encoding class I adenylate-forming enzyme family protein, translated as MDAGFLTRRFEGALPAVDSARPALSFDLDETLSHDSLAKRSSRIGNALLARGVKPGDRVGILLYNCIDYIPLYLAIMRVGAIAVRLNFRLAEDELAFALADSGCMMLVFHDDFTQSLDNIRDGLPVRWYVRIPRSSDQAAPFSVSWLEFLSDASDDPPVCARPQGASPAMLMYTSGTTGRPKGALWTHDNVLWFGAIQAIKWRYDPDTVAMTTGPMYHVGAIEDLLSAALAVGGHAVCLRSGAFNIRHVLAVATAHKVTDLMLFPYMVYDLVRDPDFESLDLSTVRRIVSGGDPVLPWAIEALATHHPHIEFVQIYGLTEGSPIGACSTGAESRAHSDSVGRPMPFTEISIRDDEGVALKSGAEGEIWIRGPAVASGYWHRPEATAETFVDSWCRTGDLGRATDDGLLVVSGRTKDMIRSGGENIYPREVEDVLARHPGVREAAVIAVPDSKFLEAVCAVVVPADPSAPPDADDLIRHVRSLLAGYKKPRHLVFTDRIPRTPSGKIQKYRLREQYRHLGAEPDAPTYTAPRQDKRS; from the coding sequence ATGGATGCGGGTTTTCTGACACGCCGTTTCGAAGGGGCGTTGCCGGCGGTTGACTCCGCCCGTCCGGCCCTCTCGTTTGACCTGGACGAAACGCTGTCCCACGACAGCCTCGCCAAGCGGTCCAGCCGTATCGGCAACGCCTTGCTGGCCCGTGGCGTCAAGCCGGGCGACCGTGTGGGGATCCTGCTCTATAACTGCATCGACTATATTCCGCTTTACCTGGCCATCATGCGCGTCGGTGCGATCGCGGTCAGGTTGAATTTCCGCCTCGCGGAGGATGAACTGGCCTTCGCGCTGGCCGATTCCGGCTGCATGATGCTGGTATTCCACGACGACTTCACACAGTCGCTCGATAATATCCGCGACGGTCTCCCCGTGCGCTGGTACGTGCGGATTCCCCGTTCATCCGATCAGGCAGCGCCATTTTCAGTGTCGTGGCTGGAATTCCTGTCAGACGCCAGCGACGATCCGCCGGTATGCGCCCGCCCGCAGGGCGCATCGCCGGCGATGTTGATGTATACGTCCGGCACGACCGGCCGGCCCAAGGGCGCGCTGTGGACCCATGACAATGTTCTGTGGTTCGGCGCCATTCAGGCGATCAAGTGGCGCTATGACCCCGATACCGTCGCCATGACAACCGGCCCCATGTACCATGTCGGTGCGATCGAGGACTTGCTGAGCGCGGCGCTCGCGGTCGGCGGGCATGCCGTCTGCCTCAGAAGCGGCGCCTTCAATATCCGTCACGTGCTGGCGGTCGCTACCGCGCACAAAGTCACCGATCTGATGCTGTTTCCGTATATGGTCTACGATCTGGTTCGCGACCCGGATTTCGAAAGCCTGGATCTCTCGACAGTCCGCCGGATCGTTTCCGGCGGCGATCCGGTTCTGCCCTGGGCGATCGAGGCGCTGGCGACCCATCATCCCCATATCGAATTCGTACAGATATACGGCCTCACCGAAGGCAGCCCCATCGGCGCCTGCAGCACCGGCGCCGAAAGCCGCGCTCACTCCGACAGCGTGGGACGCCCGATGCCGTTTACCGAAATCTCCATCCGCGACGACGAGGGCGTCGCGCTGAAATCCGGGGCAGAAGGAGAAATCTGGATACGCGGCCCGGCCGTTGCCTCGGGGTACTGGCATCGGCCGGAGGCCACCGCCGAAACCTTCGTTGACAGCTGGTGCCGAACGGGCGATCTCGGCCGCGCGACAGACGACGGGCTGCTCGTGGTTTCCGGCCGTACCAAGGACATGATCCGCAGCGGCGGGGAAAACATCTATCCGCGCGAAGTGGAGGACGTCCTGGCGCGCCACCCCGGAGTCAGGGAGGCTGCCGTGATTGCCGTCCCCGATAGCAAATTCCTGGAGGCCGTGTGTGCTGTCGTCGTTCCGGCCGACCCCTCGGCGCCGCCCGATGCCGACGACCTGATCCGTCATGTGCGGTCCTTGCTGGCGGGCTATAAAAAGCCGCGCCATCTGGTCTTTACCGATCGGATCCCCCGTACGCCATCGGGCAAGATCCAGAAATACCGGCTGCGGGAGCAATACCGCCATCTCGGGGCAGAGCCGGACGCGCCCACGTACACCGCGCCCCGTCAGGACAAGCGGTCGTAG
- a CDS encoding D-lyxose/D-mannose family sugar isomerase, with protein MKRSEINRIIKDSDAFIRSFGFCLPPFAYWSPATFEARRHEAASIIRSGLGWDITDYGLGDFRDTGLFLFTLRNGDHRDLARGTGMLYAEKIMIVLNGQYCPMHRHVVKAEDIINRGGGRLVVEIFAACPDGSIDGERQVTVMSDGLARELPAGGRLSLAPGESVTLLPGVWHAFWAEDADVLVGEVSTVNDDRTDNVFRDPVGRFPTVDEDEPPVHLLVGDYDRLS; from the coding sequence GTGAAACGGTCTGAAATCAACCGCATTATCAAAGATTCCGACGCTTTTATTCGTTCCTTCGGCTTCTGCCTGCCGCCCTTCGCCTATTGGTCGCCGGCAACGTTCGAGGCCCGGCGCCACGAAGCGGCATCGATCATTCGCTCGGGCCTGGGGTGGGACATCACCGACTACGGTCTGGGCGACTTCCGCGATACGGGGCTATTTCTGTTCACGCTGCGCAACGGCGACCATCGTGATCTGGCGCGCGGAACGGGCATGCTCTACGCCGAAAAGATCATGATCGTTCTGAACGGCCAGTATTGTCCAATGCATCGCCATGTCGTCAAGGCCGAGGACATCATCAATCGCGGCGGTGGCCGTCTGGTGGTCGAGATCTTTGCGGCGTGTCCGGACGGGTCGATCGACGGGGAGCGGCAGGTGACGGTCATGTCCGACGGGTTGGCACGGGAATTGCCCGCCGGTGGCCGGTTGTCGCTGGCACCGGGCGAGAGCGTGACTCTGTTGCCAGGTGTCTGGCACGCCTTCTGGGCCGAAGATGCCGACGTGCTGGTCGGCGAGGTGTCGACCGTCAACGACGACCGGACCGACAATGTTTTCCGCGATCCGGTCGGCCGGTTTCCGACCGTCGACGAGGACGAGCCACCCGTTCATCTCCTCGTCGGGGACTACGACCGCTTGTCCTGA
- a CDS encoding ABC transporter ATP-binding protein yields MESRSTRSGAVRGTTFSISDLSKTYGSGPLAVHALRGVNLDLPEGELTVLLGPSGSGKSTFLNILGGLDVATAGTIMFDGRDLTTFSDRELTMYRRRNVGFVFQFYNLIPSLSALENVSLITEIADNPMRPEEALALAGLPTRHDHFPAELSGGEQQRVAIARAIAKRPRVLLCDEPTGALDSATGVVVLEAIDTVNRELGTTSVVITHNAGIAAMADHVVHFADGTIGSTTRNAVRKRPSEVEW; encoded by the coding sequence ATGGAATCCAGAAGCACCCGCAGCGGGGCAGTTCGCGGCACGACATTCTCGATCTCGGATCTGAGCAAGACCTATGGCAGCGGCCCGCTTGCGGTCCATGCCTTGCGCGGCGTCAATCTCGATCTGCCGGAAGGCGAACTGACCGTCCTGCTCGGACCATCCGGCAGCGGCAAATCGACGTTTCTCAACATTCTGGGCGGCCTGGACGTTGCCACCGCGGGCACCATCATGTTCGACGGCCGCGACCTGACGACATTCAGCGACCGCGAACTGACCATGTACAGACGCCGCAATGTCGGCTTCGTTTTCCAATTCTATAACCTGATTCCCAGCCTCTCGGCCCTGGAAAACGTGTCCCTCATCACCGAAATCGCAGACAACCCAATGCGTCCGGAGGAGGCCCTGGCGCTGGCCGGTCTGCCAACGCGCCATGACCACTTCCCCGCCGAGCTTTCCGGCGGCGAACAGCAGCGCGTTGCCATCGCCCGGGCCATTGCGAAACGGCCGCGGGTCCTCCTGTGCGACGAGCCGACGGGCGCGCTCGACAGCGCCACGGGCGTCGTAGTCCTGGAGGCGATCGACACCGTGAATCGCGAACTCGGCACCACCAGCGTCGTCATTACCCACAACGCCGGAATCGCGGCCATGGCCGATCACGTGGTCCATTTTGCTGACGGCACCATCGGTTCCACCACCCGCAATGCCGTGCGCAAGCGGCCCTCGGAAGTCGAGTGGTGA
- a CDS encoding ABC transporter permease has protein sequence MKAGIVASLDKKLLRDLWRIKGQVMAIAAVLAGGVALFVLMLGTLQSLEQTRDAYYERYRFAHVFAEARRVPQSSLVEIAGIAGVQVAEGRVSANVTLDIATLSEPATGRLISIPDEGQPALNQLAVVAGTLPDPGDPLAAVVSEGFAEAHGLQPGDTVATVMNERRRVLTISGIGLSPEYVYSIGPGALFPDDRTFGVFWVRRPALASAFDMEGAFNSLTVALLRGTQPEPVIAAIDRILEPYGGIGAIGRADQTSHWFLANELEQLGVTVRVLPPIFLVVAAFLLNIAVARLIETEREQIGLLKAFGYSDMEVGWHYAKMSLAMAAVGVAAGCLLGAWMGRGMTEIYAAFFRFPFLQYRPAPAIFVLAAAIGAAAALVGTLTAVRRAVVLPPAEAMRPPAPAKFSRGPFDRAQLTAWLTQTDRIILRNIRRWPGRSALTATGTAVAAAIMIGAMFALGAIEHMMDVQFNRAQRQDATITFVNPRPESVIPEIRRLPGVIDVEPFRSVPVNLRAGIRRERTSITGLDADNNLFRLLDTELEPISVPPYGLMLAASVAENLAVGRGDTVTIEVMEGRRPTLTATVTAIAEEYIGGSVVMRRDALARLMNESPRLSGAYIALDSAFEGPFHDRLKETPAIAAISMKSRIIESFRTQVTDTFYQTLIINSLFGGLIAFGVVYNSARIMVSERSRELASLRVLGFTRFEITYILLGELALLTAIGLPLGCLMGWGMAASLAGAFETDLYRIPLIVEPWTYGLALSVVGGAALISGLIVARRLGKLDLVAVLKARE, from the coding sequence GTGAAAGCGGGAATAGTCGCCAGCCTGGACAAAAAGCTGTTGCGCGATCTTTGGCGGATCAAGGGACAGGTGATGGCGATCGCCGCCGTCCTTGCCGGCGGGGTCGCCCTGTTCGTTCTGATGCTGGGAACGCTGCAATCCCTGGAACAGACACGCGACGCCTATTACGAGCGATACCGTTTTGCCCATGTCTTTGCCGAAGCCCGCCGCGTGCCGCAATCCTCACTGGTCGAAATCGCCGGTATCGCCGGCGTTCAGGTGGCGGAGGGCCGGGTCTCGGCCAATGTGACGCTGGACATTGCCACGCTGAGCGAACCGGCTACAGGAAGGCTCATTTCGATCCCTGATGAGGGGCAGCCAGCCCTCAACCAGCTGGCCGTGGTCGCCGGCACCCTGCCCGACCCCGGAGACCCGCTCGCAGCCGTCGTCAGCGAGGGATTTGCCGAAGCCCACGGCCTTCAACCCGGCGACACCGTCGCCACGGTGATGAACGAACGGCGGCGGGTGCTTACCATCAGCGGCATCGGTCTCTCGCCGGAATATGTCTATTCCATCGGTCCGGGTGCGCTGTTTCCCGACGATCGGACATTCGGCGTATTCTGGGTACGGCGGCCGGCCCTGGCTTCCGCCTTCGATATGGAAGGCGCTTTCAACTCGCTGACCGTCGCCCTGCTGCGCGGAACGCAACCGGAGCCCGTCATCGCGGCGATCGACCGGATTCTCGAACCCTATGGCGGCATAGGGGCGATCGGGCGTGCCGACCAGACCTCGCACTGGTTCCTGGCCAACGAACTGGAGCAGCTCGGAGTCACCGTCCGCGTGCTACCGCCGATCTTTCTGGTGGTGGCGGCGTTTCTGCTGAACATCGCCGTTGCCCGGCTGATCGAGACCGAGCGCGAGCAGATCGGGCTGCTAAAGGCGTTCGGCTATTCCGATATGGAAGTCGGCTGGCATTACGCGAAGATGTCGCTGGCCATGGCCGCCGTCGGCGTCGCCGCCGGCTGTCTGCTCGGCGCCTGGATGGGCCGCGGAATGACCGAGATCTATGCCGCCTTCTTCCGGTTTCCCTTTCTGCAGTATCGGCCGGCGCCGGCGATATTCGTGCTCGCTGCGGCGATCGGGGCGGCGGCCGCGCTGGTCGGAACGCTGACCGCCGTTCGGCGCGCTGTCGTGTTGCCGCCTGCCGAAGCCATGCGCCCGCCAGCGCCCGCGAAATTTAGCCGTGGCCCGTTCGACCGGGCACAGCTGACCGCGTGGCTGACGCAGACCGACCGTATCATCCTGCGCAATATCAGGCGCTGGCCAGGCCGGAGCGCCCTTACCGCCACCGGAACGGCCGTTGCGGCGGCGATCATGATCGGCGCCATGTTCGCGCTCGGGGCCATCGAGCACATGATGGACGTTCAGTTCAACCGCGCTCAGCGCCAGGACGCGACGATCACTTTCGTCAATCCCCGCCCGGAATCCGTCATTCCGGAGATCCGGCGGCTTCCCGGCGTGATCGACGTCGAACCCTTTCGCAGCGTACCGGTTAATCTTCGTGCCGGCATCCGCCGGGAGCGAACGAGCATTACCGGGCTTGACGCCGACAACAATCTGTTTCGCCTGCTGGACACCGAACTGGAACCGATTTCCGTGCCACCCTATGGTCTGATGCTGGCAGCGTCCGTGGCCGAAAACCTCGCCGTCGGCCGCGGCGACACGGTTACCATCGAGGTCATGGAAGGCCGCCGCCCGACCCTGACGGCGACGGTCACGGCCATCGCCGAAGAGTATATCGGCGGCTCGGTGGTCATGCGGCGCGACGCGCTTGCCCGCCTGATGAACGAGTCGCCACGCCTATCGGGTGCCTATATTGCCCTGGATTCCGCATTCGAAGGGCCATTCCACGACCGGCTCAAGGAAACACCGGCAATCGCGGCGATATCGATGAAATCCAGGATCATCGAGAGTTTCCGAACCCAGGTCACCGACACATTCTATCAGACCCTGATCATCAACAGCCTGTTCGGCGGGCTTATCGCTTTCGGCGTGGTCTACAACAGTGCACGAATCATGGTCTCTGAGCGTTCGCGCGAACTTGCCAGCCTGCGCGTTCTAGGGTTCACGCGGTTTGAAATCACATACATCCTGCTGGGCGAACTCGCCCTGCTGACCGCGATCGGCTTGCCGCTGGGTTGCCTGATGGGCTGGGGCATGGCGGCATCGCTGGCCGGCGCCTTCGAGACCGACCTTTATCGGATACCCCTGATCGTCGAACCATGGACATATGGCCTCGCCCTTTCCGTGGTGGGCGGGGCGGCACTGATCTCGGGCCTCATCGTGGCGCGGCGCCTGGGCAAACTCGACCTCGTAGCGGTACTGAAGGCGCGCGAATGA
- a CDS encoding HlyD family efflux transporter periplasmic adaptor subunit translates to MRASWKRAIFISVLAAAFVGALLIAFWPRAVPVDFASLDRGEIVVTVDAEGIARVRDVYTVAAPLAGRLARIELRPGDAVETQSTLLASIEEMDPSFLDARTRAETEARLHAAEAALALARAEHDQAQAYLDFARVELRRRQELHARGATTTRSLEEAQLDVRTGEARVATAEAAVRMRVSELESARAALIEPGSPDAVAGPRCCVPIRAPVDGTVLRVLQESETVVQAGTPLVEIGDPTNLEIRVDLPSREAVNVQPGARVTIEGWGGSSLAGEVRRVEPSAFTRVSALGIEEQRVNVLIDLVETAESEQRDRLGHGYRVMTHIEIDRADEVLRVPVGALFRADDRWAVFQREDDRAVLAYPEIGLMNDRFAEIASGLPQDAVVILHPSDGVDDQTRVAAREVGR, encoded by the coding sequence ATGCGGGCGTCATGGAAGCGGGCGATATTCATCTCCGTCCTCGCAGCGGCATTCGTCGGCGCGTTGCTGATCGCCTTCTGGCCGCGCGCCGTTCCGGTGGACTTCGCCTCTCTCGACCGTGGCGAAATCGTCGTTACCGTCGATGCCGAGGGCATCGCCCGCGTCCGAGACGTCTATACGGTCGCGGCCCCCCTTGCCGGCCGACTGGCCCGGATCGAATTGCGCCCCGGGGACGCCGTCGAGACCCAATCCACTCTGTTGGCATCGATCGAAGAAATGGACCCGTCGTTTCTCGATGCCCGGACCCGCGCTGAAACGGAGGCGCGTCTGCATGCTGCCGAAGCCGCTCTCGCGCTTGCTCGCGCCGAACACGACCAGGCCCAGGCCTATCTCGATTTCGCACGGGTGGAGTTGCGCCGACGTCAGGAACTCCACGCGCGGGGCGCCACCACCACGCGATCACTGGAGGAAGCGCAACTGGACGTGCGGACGGGGGAAGCCCGGGTCGCCACCGCCGAAGCCGCCGTCAGGATGCGAGTCTCGGAACTGGAATCGGCCAGAGCGGCGCTGATAGAGCCCGGTTCGCCGGATGCTGTAGCCGGCCCGCGCTGCTGCGTGCCGATCCGCGCGCCCGTCGACGGCACGGTGCTGCGGGTGTTGCAGGAAAGCGAGACGGTCGTCCAGGCCGGAACGCCGCTGGTTGAAATCGGGGACCCGACGAACCTTGAGATACGCGTCGACCTGCCCTCACGCGAGGCAGTGAACGTCCAACCCGGCGCCCGTGTGACGATTGAAGGCTGGGGTGGCAGCAGCCTGGCCGGCGAGGTCCGGCGTGTCGAGCCTTCGGCCTTCACGCGCGTTTCGGCACTGGGCATTGAAGAACAGCGCGTGAATGTTCTGATCGACCTTGTCGAGACCGCCGAATCAGAGCAACGCGACCGTCTCGGTCACGGCTATCGGGTCATGACGCACATCGAGATCGATCGGGCTGACGAGGTGCTGAGAGTTCCGGTTGGCGCCCTGTTTCGTGCCGACGATCGGTGGGCGGTGTTCCAACGCGAGGATGATCGGGCAGTTCTGGCTTACCCGGAAATCGGGCTGATGAATGACCGGTTTGCGGAAATTGCGTCAGGCCTGCCGCAAGACGCGGTCGTGATCCTGCATCCAAGTGACGGGGTCGACGACCAGACCAGAGTCGCAGCGCGCGAGGTCGGGCGATAG
- a CDS encoding PAS domain-containing protein has protein sequence MLVENGIYTEPTEAHAQEPRLGDLVEFWNECRGGRSMPSRADLDVIDLKPWLGNLILLEVRHDPLDYFYRVFGSLISQNTSRDLTGKWLSECIDAGAAPASSRDSYNKVLSHRAPLYQVQSQEVTPGRLWQVVRVLLPLSNENDQINHIIVGNYPLMTTIVEKELTF, from the coding sequence ATGCTCGTTGAAAATGGAATATACACCGAACCGACTGAAGCCCACGCGCAAGAGCCGCGTCTAGGCGACCTCGTCGAATTCTGGAACGAGTGTCGGGGGGGTCGTTCCATGCCGTCACGCGCCGACCTGGACGTCATCGACCTGAAACCGTGGCTCGGCAATCTGATCCTGCTCGAAGTGCGCCACGATCCCCTCGATTACTTTTACCGCGTGTTCGGCAGCCTGATATCTCAGAACACGAGCCGCGATCTGACGGGCAAATGGTTGTCCGAATGCATCGACGCGGGCGCCGCCCCCGCCAGTTCACGCGATTCCTATAACAAGGTCCTTAGCCATCGGGCACCCCTGTATCAGGTCCAGAGCCAGGAAGTGACCCCGGGCCGCCTGTGGCAAGTCGTGCGGGTGTTGCTGCCCCTGTCCAATGAGAACGACCAGATCAACCACATCATCGTCGGTAACTACCCGCTCATGACGACGATCGTGGAAAAGGAACTGACTTTTTGA